The genomic stretch CTCTTCCTCGGCGAAGCGGAGCATGGCGCGCAGCGCGGAGTCGTCGCCGAAGACCTCGGAGTCCACGTGCTGCACGCAGGTGGCGATGATGTACTCCTCCACGAAGCTGAAGAGGTACAGGTACGCGTTCCCGCGGATCTGGTTCAGCTTGAGCTTCTCCGCCTCGGAGAGGCAGTCGACGCCGTCGAGGCCGACCAGCGTCTCGGGCAGGAAGCGCCGCTTGAAGTCGAGCTGGGCGTCCTTCGGGAGCACGTCGTCGAGCTTCCAGGCCACGCGCTCGGACGTGCTGATGCAGAAGTCGTAGTCGAATTTCATCTCTCACCCCGTGAGTGGGCAGACTATTTGCCGCCCAACGCAGTGACAAGCAGGGGCCTCTGAAATCCCCGCGCAGGGCTTGGAAATCAGCGTCCACGCTGCTCGGCGCGAATCGCGCTAGCTTCAGGGAATGCGCCTCGACCTGGTCTCCATTGCCCGCACCGCCATGAGCGACTACGGCCTCGTCGCCGACTTCGACGCCGCCGTCCGCAGCGAGCTCACCCACCTGCCGCCCCGCGCGCCCGTCGATGGCGTGAAGCTCGACCTTCGAAACCTGCCCTGGTCCTCCATCGACAACCGCGAGTCGCGCGACCTCGACCAGATCGAGTGCGTGGAAGAGCTCGGCAACGGCAAGGTGCGCGTGCGCGTGGGCATCGCCGACGTGGACGCGCTCGTGCACAAGAACTCCGCCATCGACAAGCACGCGTTCGCGAACACCACGTCGGTCTACACGGGCGCGGTGACATTCCCGATGCTGCCCGAGGTGCTCTCGACGGGCCTGACCTCGCTCAACGAAGACGAAGACCGGCTGGCGCTGGTGATCAGCTTCACCGTCGACGGCGACGGCGAGACCAGCGATCCCAGCGTCGAGCGCGCGATCGTGAAGAACCAGGCGCGGCTCACGTACATCGACATCGCCAACTGGCTCGACGGAAACGGCCCGGCGCCCGAGCGCGTGGCGCAGAGCTCGGAGCAGGCGCGGCAGCTCAAGCTGCAAGATCAAGTCGCGCAGCGGCTGCGCAAGCTGCGTCACGCGCGCGGCGCGCTGGAGCTGGAGACCATCGAGGCGCGGCCCATTGCCAAAGACGGCCAGGTCGTGGACCTCGAGCTCACCAAGAAGAACCGCGCCCGCGAGCTGATTGAAGACTTCATGATCGCGGCCAACACCACCATGGCGCGCTTCCTCGAGGCGCGCGGCGTGCCAGCGTTGCGACGGGTGGTGAAGCAGCCCGAGCGCTGGCAGCGCATCGCCGAGCTCGCGTCGACGCACGGCGTGACCTTGCCGGCCGAGCCGAGCGCG from Deltaproteobacteria bacterium encodes the following:
- a CDS encoding RNB domain-containing ribonuclease, translated to MRLDLVSIARTAMSDYGLVADFDAAVRSELTHLPPRAPVDGVKLDLRNLPWSSIDNRESRDLDQIECVEELGNGKVRVRVGIADVDALVHKNSAIDKHAFANTTSVYTGAVTFPMLPEVLSTGLTSLNEDEDRLALVISFTVDGDGETSDPSVERAIVKNQARLTYIDIANWLDGNGPAPERVAQSSEQARQLKLQDQVAQRLRKLRHARGALELETIEARPIAKDGQVVDLELTKKNRARELIEDFMIAANTTMARFLEARGVPALRRVVKQPERWQRIAELASTHGVTLPAEPSARALAAFLATERTKDPVRFPDLSLSVVKLMGGGEYAVELPGKDHDGHFGLAVQDYTHSTAPNRRFADLVTQRLMKSCELGETSPYSIDELAQIAQRCTEKASEAQRVERRMRKVAAALFLADRIGQNFDGLVTGVNENGTFVRLLAPPAEGRVIRGERGMDVGDKVKVKLVATNPQKGFIDFARA